The sequence GAAATCATTTTAGAAAATCCTATCGAACTTCATCGTGTCACTGTCGAAATTTTGGATATAAACGATAATGCCCCTTTCTTTGCAAATAAAGACATCCAGTTTGAAATGAGCGAATCTGCTACAATTGGTTCTAAATTTCCTGTTGAAAGCGCAGTTGATCCGGACGTCGCACTAAACGCCTTACAAAATTACATTATATCTCCGAATAAGTATTTTATTCTCAAACAACATGCAAATCCAGACGGCAGTAAATACGCCGAATTAGTTCTCCAGAAGCCAATAGACAGAGAGGAACACCCCAGTCTCCCTCTGAAAGTAATAGCTGTCGACGGTGGAAACCCACAGAGATCTGGTAcggtaaatataaatgtatctGTATTAGATGCAAACGACAATGCCCCTGTATTCAACCAGTCAGTTTACAGGGCCGTCGTCGTTGAAAATGCTCCAAAAGGGACTTACATCACAGCAGTTAATGCTAGTGATGCAGACATTGGCACTAACGGGGAAATAATATTCAGTTTTTCGAAAATAAAAGGCAGTGCAGTCGATGTTTTTAGTATTGATGAAAGCACAGGTGTCATATCAGTTGCTGGACTTATAGACtttgaaaaagagaagaaatatgAGCTTAGGTTAGAAGCAAGGGATCGAGGAGGTTTGACTGGGACAAGTAAAGTTATTATTGATGTTAGTGACGTCAATGACAATGTTCCAGTAATTAATATCATGTCGTTTTCTAATACTATATTAGAGGATGCCCCTCTCGGCACAACAATAGCTGTTATCAATGTCAAAGACGCTGATTCAGAGAAAAATGGACAGTTAAAATGCACCATAGACACAACGCTTCCATTTAAAATCCAATCGTCATTAACGAACTACTATAATTTGGTGGCGGATCAGCATTTTGATAGAGAGAAGACTTCTGAATACGATATTACAGTAATAGCCACCGACTCGGGATCTCCTCCTCTTTCGAGCTCCGTCACATTGCAACTTAGAATCTCTGACGTAAACGATAACGTCCCGGTGTTCGACAAAAACTCATATTCTGCTTACGTCACAGAGAACAATTCTCCCGGCATGTCCATCACCACTGTCAGCGCGCGGGACTCCGACTGGCATCAAAACGCTAGAGTGTCCTATTTCCTGGAGGACTCACAAATCAGCGGCAATCCAGTGTCTAGCTATGTGTCCATAAACTCTGAAACTGGGGTTTTACATGCGGTGCGCTCGTTTGATTATGAACAAATTAAAGAACTGCAGCTTACTCTGAAAGCGCAGGATGGAGGCTCCCCTCCACTCAGTAGCAACGTGACTGTGAAAATAATGATCCAGGACCAGAACGACAACCCCCCTCAGGTTCTGTACCCAGTCCAGACTGGTGGCTCTCTGGTGGCTGAAATGGTGCCTCGTTCAGCAGATGTGGGCTATCTGGTCACTAAAGTGGTGGCTGTCGATGTGGACTCTGGACAGAATGCCTGGCTCTCCTATAAACTGCAGAAAGCCACAGACAGGGCGCTGTTTGAAGTGGGCTTACAGAATGGAGAAATAAGAACTTTCCGCCAAGTGACTGATAAAGATGCTGTGAAACAAAGACTGACTGTTATAGTGGAGGACAACGGGCAGCCCTCTCGTTCAGCTACAGTCATTGTTAACGTGGCGGTGGCGGACAGCTTCCCCGAAGTGCTGTCGGAgttcactgactttacacaCGACAAGGAGTACAATGACAACCTGACTTTTTACTTAGTGCTGGCTTTGGCTGTagtttccttcctcttcatcacgtGTTTAGTGGTTATTATATCAGTGAAAATCTACAGATGGAGACAGTCTCGCGTCCTGTATCACTCCAATCTCCCTGTGATTCCGTATTATCCACCACGTTACTCAGACACTTTGGGGACAGGGACTCTCCAGCACGTGTACAACTACGAGGTGTGCAGGACGACTGACTCCAGAAAGAGTGACTGTAAGTTCGGCAGAGCTGGTAGTCAGAACGTGCTGATAATGGACCCCAGTTCTACAGGGACGATGCAGCGgatacagagtgaaaagagCATCCTGGATGAACCAGACTCTCCTCTAGAGGTTAGAACTTGCCAGCTATCTGTTCCTACGTTTAAGTCACGCTTTAAATCCCTTTCCTCTATTTTC is a genomic window of Micropterus dolomieu isolate WLL.071019.BEF.003 ecotype Adirondacks unplaced genomic scaffold, ASM2129224v1 contig_14228, whole genome shotgun sequence containing:
- the LOC123966786 gene encoding protocadherin gamma-A11-like, which produces MAAQSQLFPRSVRWRLPCILRCQVGFLIVLTLIGDRVTGQMRYSIPEEMKKGTVIGNVAQDLGLDLKRLRAGRARIVSGENIQYTELRTDKGILVVNERIDREQLCGDVTPCSLNFEIILENPIELHRVTVEILDINDNAPFFANKDIQFEMSESATIGSKFPVESAVDPDVALNALQNYIISPNKYFILKQHANPDGSKYAELVLQKPIDREEHPSLPLKVIAVDGGNPQRSGTVNINVSVLDANDNAPVFNQSVYRAVVVENAPKGTYITAVNASDADIGTNGEIIFSFSKIKGSAVDVFSIDESTGVISVAGLIDFEKEKKYELRLEARDRGGLTGTSKVIIDVSDVNDNVPVINIMSFSNTILEDAPLGTTIAVINVKDADSEKNGQLKCTIDTTLPFKIQSSLTNYYNLVADQHFDREKTSEYDITVIATDSGSPPLSSSVTLQLRISDVNDNVPVFDKNSYSAYVTENNSPGMSITTVSARDSDWHQNARVSYFLEDSQISGNPVSSYVSINSETGVLHAVRSFDYEQIKELQLTLKAQDGGSPPLSSNVTVKIMIQDQNDNPPQVLYPVQTGGSLVAEMVPRSADVGYLVTKVVAVDVDSGQNAWLSYKLQKATDRALFEVGLQNGEIRTFRQVTDKDAVKQRLTVIVEDNGQPSRSATVIVNVAVADSFPEVLSEFTDFTHDKEYNDNLTFYLVLALAVVSFLFITCLVVIISVKIYRWRQSRVLYHSNLPVIPYYPPRYSDTLGTGTLQHVYNYEVCRTTDSRKSDCKFGRAGSQNVLIMDPSSTGTMQRIQSEKSILDEPDSPLERDIETEAKHTVWNLTEIHNS